GTCCCCGCCGGGAGCCACGTCCTCCCCCGCACGCCAGGCCCGGTAGCGCGGCCCGTCCATCTCCTGGATCTCCCGGCCCAGATGACCCTCCCACGAACCGCCGTAGGTCTCGCGCAGGTCAGGGTCGTGAAGGACCTCCAGGCCGGTCCAGCGTGACAGGGCGGCGGCGGTGTCCGCGGCCCGCACCAGGTCGGAGGACAGGATCGCGGCGGGCGGCAGGGAGGCCAGCAGCCGGGCGGAGCGCTCGGCCTGGTCGAGCCCGACCGGGTCGAGCTCGACGTCGAGATGCCCCTGGAAGCGGTTCTCGCTGTTCCAGGCGGTACGCCCGTGCCGCCACAGGACGACCCGGCGGCCCCTGCCGCGCGCCGCCGGGGGGCTCACGCGCCGGGGCGCTCGGCCAGGCCCTCGCGCGACGTCCGCCCGCCGCGTCCTGATGAGACGCTCTCGGGGAGGGGGATGACCGGGCAGTCGCGCCACAGCCGCTCGAGGGAGTAGTACACCCTCTCCTCCGCGTGCTGCACGTGCACGACGACGTCGACGTAGTCGAGCAGCACCCAGCGGCCTTCGCGCTCACCCTCGCGGCGGGTCGGACGCAGGTCGAAGTCGCGGCGCAGCCGCTCCTCGATGGCGTCGACGATCGCCTGGACCTGGCGGTCGTTGGGCGCCGAGCAGAGCAGGAACGCGTCGGTGATCGCGAGCTGCTCGGAGACGTCGAAGGCGATGATGTCCTCCGCCAGCTTGTCGGAGGCCGCCTCGGCGGCCGCCACGACGACGGCGATGGACTCTGCTGCTGCGGTCACGAGCGGTGGGCCCTCAGGGTGGTCGAGGTCATCGGACCCTCAAGGATCTCACGGGCGATAGTCGGTCCCGAGCACCACGACGACGTCGGCGATGCTCTGGCCCTCGCCGGTGACCCGCAACGAGGCGTCGGTGAGTCCCAGCGCCTTGGCGACCTGGTCGCCCATCGCCCGCTGCTGCGGGGTGTCCTCGGAGATGAGGACCACCGTCGGGTCCTTGTCGAAGGGCAGGAGGTTGCCGCCGGGGACGTACACGTCACCGGCCTTGGCGAGCTTGGCGCGCGTGGTCTCCCCCAGCCCGGGCGTGCCGACCCCGTTGCGGACGAGGACCCGGATCGCGGTCGGGTTGGCCGCGTCGCCGGTCGAGCTGCCGGTCAGTGCCGACAGGGCGCCCTCGGCTCCGGTGGAGTCCACGGTGTACGTCGGCGTCCCGCCGGTGTCGAGCTCGTGCACCGGCAGCGACTGGTAGACCAGCGAGTTGCTGGCGTCGAGCGCAGTCAGGTCCGCCAGGACCTGGCTGAGCCGGGCCAGCGGCATCGTGGAGTGGCTGGTCGCCCCGAGCGCGGCGAGCTGGGCGCTCACCCCGGCCGGCTTGGCGGACAGCTTGGCGAAGACGGCCTCGAGGACGGTGTCGAGCCGGGCCAGCTGCGCCTGGGCCGGCTGGCCGGGCACGGCGTACGTCGCGAACTCGGCCGCAGCGGCCCCGCCCAGGTGCTGCTGGCCGGCGGTGATCTTGATCACGTCGCCCTGGCGCACGTCGACGTCGACGTCGGCGTCGACCCCGCCGATACTGTCCACCAGCGCGGCCAGGCCGGCGGGGGTCAGGGTCCAGGTGCCGTCGATGCGCAGGCCCAGCGCGTCGGACAGGCCGTCCGCGGCGGCAGTGCCGGGCAGGAGGGCTGCGCTTTGCATGGTGGCCCCGCCGTCACCACCGGCGTCCACGGACAGCTGCGGCGGGACGAGCACGACGGCCCCGGCGCTGGCGTGCTGGTCACCGAGCAGGGCGATGCCCTCGGCGCCCTGGGCGTCCACGATCTGCAGCAGCACGACCGAGCTGGGGATGCTGGCCACTGGCGCGGCGTGGTGCTTGCCGCCGGCATGCCGGGAGACGTAGGTCGCCGCGACGACCAGCAGGACCAGGGCCACGAGCGCGGCCAGGACGACGCGGGTGCGCTGCGAGCGGCGCTCGCGCTCCTGACGGGCGAGGGTGCGCGAGCCGAGCGGGACGGCGCCGGACGGCAGGACGGAGGGGTTGCCTGCCGGGACGACCGCCCCGCTCGGGGCCGCGGGGGGCGGGGGCTCAAACGGCAGCGCCGGCCCGGTGGGGTGAGGGAGGTCGGAGGGGGCGCCGACATGGGCGAGGACGGGTGCCTCGGCGGGGACCGCCGCGTGCCCCGGGTCCGCGTCGCTGCGGGCCGGCGCCGCCGGGGCAGCCTGGCGCTTGGGCCAGCCCAGCCCGCGGCGTTGCTTCGGCGCCGCCCGCTTTCCGGTCACGCGCCCCCCTCGGGTGCGTGACGAACCGTCGCGCCGTCCGCCATACGGCGGTACAGACCGCGCTTGCTGATGTACTGCACGACACCGTCCGGCACGAGGTACCAGATCGGCAGGTTGGCCCCGATTCTTTCGCGGCAATCGGTACTGGAAATCGCCAGGGCCGGGACCTCGATGAGGCTCACCTGCCCCAGCGGCAGCCCCGGGTCGGCCAGGTGGTGCCCGGGACGGGTCACCCCGACGAAGTGGGCGAGACCCACGACCTGGTCGGCGTCCTGCCAGGTGAAGATCTGCGCGAGCGCGTCCGCCCCGGTGATGAAGTACAGCTCCCAGTCCGGGCGAGCGGCCCGCAGGTCACGCAGCGTGTCCACGGTGTAGGTCGGCCCACCGCGGTCGATGTCGATCCGGCTGACCCAGAACCGGGGGTTCGAGGCGGTGGCGATGACCGTCATGAGGTAGCGGTCCTCGGCCGGGGTGACCTCCCGGCTCTCCTTCTGCCACGGCTGGAACGTCGGGACGAACACCACCTCGTCCAGGTGGAAGCGGGCCGCGACCTCGGAGGCGGCCACGAGGTGGCCGTGGTGGATCGGGTCGAAGGTGCCGCCCATCACCCCCAGGCGCCGTGGGGCGCTCACCGCCGTGTCAGCGGTCGCGGTTGAACCGCGTCACGATGAAGAGCAGCAGCGCCAGCCCGAGGAAGACGCCGAGCCCCGCGAGGATGGCCTCGTGCTCCTCCTTCGGCGAGGAGGCCTTCTCGGCGACCAGGTGGGTCAGGAGGAGGAGTGCGCTCATGCCCGGAGCCTAGCGGCGGACGTGGCCGTCGCCGGTGACGACGTACGTGGTCGTGGTGAGCTCGGGCAAGCCCATGGGCCCCCGCGCGTGCAGCTTCTGGGTCGAGATGCCGATCTCGGCACCGAAGCCGAACTCTCCGCCGTCGGTGAAGCGGGTGGACGCGTTGACCATCACGGCGGCGGCGTCGACCCCGCTGACGAAGCGCTGGGCTGCGGTGACGGAGTCGGTGACGATCGCCTCGGTGTGCCCGCTCCCCCACCGCCGGATGTGCCGCAGGGCCTCGTCGACGTCATCCACGACACCGGCGGCGATGTCGAGGCTGTAGTACTCCGCGGCCCAGTCCTCGTCGGTGACTGGCGCGAACGCGACGCCGGCGGCCGGCACGTACGCCGCGATGCGATCGTCGCCGTGCACCGTGACCCCGGCCTCCCTCAGGGCCGCGAGCGCCTTGGGCAGGAACGCCCCCGCGACGTCGGCGTGCACGAGGAAGGTCTCCGCGGCGTTGCACACGCTCGGGCGCTGCGCCTTGGCGTTGACGAGGATGCTCACCGCCTTGTCGATGTCGGCGTCCGCGTCGACGTACACGTGGCAGTTGCCGATCCCGGTCTCGATGCTCGGAACCCTCGACTCCTCCACGACCGAGCGGATCAGTCCCGCTCCCCCGCGCGGGATCACCACGTCGACCAGGCCGCGTGCCGTGATCAGGTGGGTGACCGACTCGTGAGAGGTGCCGGGGACCAGCTGCACCGACTCCCGCGGCAGCCCGCTCGCCTCGAGGGCGTCCTGCATGACGTCGACGAGCACCTCGTTGGTGGCATACGCGCTGCTCGAGCCGCGCAGCAGGACGGCATTGCCCGACTTCAGGCCGAGGCCAGCGGCGTCCACGGTCACGTTCGGGCGCGCCTCGTAGATGATCGCGACCACGCCGAGGGGGACGCGGACCTGGCGGATCTGCAGGCCGTTGGGCTGGGTCCAGCCGCGTACCACGACACCGACCGGGTCGGGCAGGTCGGCGATGTCGCGCAGCGCGTCGGCGATGGCCGCGACCCGGGCCTCGGTGAGGGTGAGCCGGTCGACGATGCCCTCGGAGGTCCCGTTCGCCCGCGCGCGGGAGACGTCGGCAGCGTTGGTCTCCGTGATGCGCCCGCTCTCCTTGACCAGCGCGTCGGCCATGGCGTGCAGGGCGGCGTCCTTGGTGGCCCGGGACGCCTGGGCGAGGTGGACCGCCGCGCCCTTGGCCCGCCGCGCCGTGGCGAGGACGGCCTCGCGCTCGCCCGGGACCGACGTCGTCGACATGTGCCCAGCGTAGTGGGCCAGTCGTCAGGCGCGGCGTGCGTCAGGGCGCCCGGAACGCCTGACAGCTCACCGCTTGGGCGGACGGTCAGAGGAGGACGAGGTCGTCGCGGTGGACGACCTCGCGCTCGTACGTCGGCCCGAGGTCGGCCGCCAGCTCACGGGTCGAGCGGCCCAGCATCGAGGGCAGCTCGGACGCGCCGTAGTTGACCAGCCCACGTGCGACAGCGACCCCGGAGTCGGCGTCGACGAGGTCGACGGCGTCGCCGGCCTCGAAGTCGCCCTCCACCGCCGTGACGCCGGCGGGCAGCAACGACAGCCGGCGCTGGACGACGGCGCGCACGGCCCCGGGATCGAGCAGCAGCCGGCCGGCCGGCGCCACCGCGTGCTGCAGCCACAGCAACCGGGTCCGCGCCCGGGTCCCCGTCGCGTGGAAGAACGTCCCGGCCTCAGCGCCCGCGAGCGCCTCCGCGGCGGCCGCCGTCGAGGTGAGCACCACCGGTACGCCCGCCGACGTGGCGATGCGGGCGGCCTCGACCTTGGTGGTCATCCCACCCGTCCCGACGCCGGCGCGCCCGGCACGCCCGGGCCGGCCCAGCGACACCCCGACCAGGTCCTCCTCCGAGCGGACCTCGCGCAGCAGCTCGGTCCCAGGCTTGGCGGGGTCACCGGAGTACAGCCCGTCGACGTCGGACAGCAGGACCAGCAGGTCCGCACCCACCAGGTGCGACACCAGGGCGGCGAGCCGGTCGTTGTCGCCGAAGCGGATCTCGTCGGTGGCGACCGTGTCGTTCTCGTTGACGATGGGCAGGGCGCCGAGCTCCAGCAGCCGGTAAAGGGTCCGCTGGGCGTTGCGGTAGTGGGCCCGCCGGGTCACGTCCTCTGAGGTGAGCAGGACCTGCCCGACGACGACACCCCGGGCGGCGAACGCGTCGGTGTAGCGGTGCATCAGCCGCCCCTGGCCCACGCTGGCCGCGGCCTGCTGGGTGGCGAGGTCGCGCGGCCGGCGCACCTGCCCGAGCGGGGCGAACCCGGCGGCGATGGCGCCCGAGGAGACGAGCACGATCTCCCGGCCGGACGTACGCGCGCGGGACAGCACCTCGGCCAGCCCGTCGACCGCGCCCTCGTCGATCGTACCGGTGCCGTCGGTCAGTGACGACGAGCCGACCTTGACCACGACCCGCCGGGCCTGCGCGACGCTGGCGCGGGGCATCAGAGGCCCTCGAGCCGTACGTCGGTGCCGCGCGGGCCGAGCGCGCCGGCACCGGCCTCGATCGAGGGCTCCCAGTCGAACACCCAGCCGTCCTCGCCGCCGATGACGACCTCCGCCCCCGGGGTCGCACCCAGCTCGACGAGTCGCTCCTCGACGCCCAGGCGGGCGAGGCGGTCGGCGAGGTAGCCGACCGCCTCGTCGTTGGTGAAGTCGGTCTGGCGTACCCAGCGTTCAGGCTTGACCCCGCGCACGCGGAACCGCTCGCCCTCGCGGACGACGCTGAACTGCGCCTCGTCGACCGCCCGGGGACGCAGCACGATCCGGTGCGGCTCCGCCGGCTCGGCGTGGGCGCGCGCGGCGGCGACCAGCTCGGCCATCGCGTACGACAGCTCTCGCAGCCCGGCGTGCGAGACGGCCGAGACGGCGTACACCCGCAGCCCGCGCTCGCGCAGGATCGGCGTGACCAGCTCGGCGAGCTCGGCGCCCTCGGGGACGTCGACCTTGTTGAGGGCGACGATGCGCGGCCGGTCCTCCAGGCCGCCGTACGCCGCGAGCTCCGCCTCGATGACGTCGAGGTCGGACACCGGGTCGCGGCCCGGCTCGAGCGTGGCGCAGTCGAGGACGTGGACCAGCGCGGCGCACCGTTCGACGTGGCGCAGGAACTCCAGGCCGAGGCCGCGGCCCTCGCTCGCCCCCTCGATGAGGCCGGGTACGTCGGCCACGGTGAAGCGCACGTCACCGGCCTCCACGACCCCGAGGTGCGGGGTCAGCGTGGTGAACGGGTAGTCGGCGATCTTGGGGCGGGCGGCGGAGAGGGCGGCGACCAGGCTGGACTTGCCGGCGCTGGGGAAGCCGACCAGGCCGATGTCGGCGACCGTCTTGAGCTCGAGGACGACGTCGCCCGACCAGCCGGGCTCGCCGAGCAAGGCGAAGCCCGGGGCCTTGCGGCGGGTCGTCGCCAGGGCGGCGTTGCCGAGCCCGCCCCGGCCGCCCTGCGCGACGACGTACCGGGTCCCGGCGCCGACCAGGTCGGCGAGCGGCTCGCCGTCAGGGCTGGACACCACGGTCCCATCGGGGACCGGGAGGACGAGGTCGTCGCCGTCGGCCCCGCTCCGGTGGTCGCCCTGGCCGGCCTTGCCGGACGTCGCGTGCCGGTGCGGGGCGCGGTGGTAGTCCAGCAGCGTGGTGACGTTCGGGTCGACGACGAGGACGACATCGCCGCCGCGCCCGCCGTTGCCGCCGTCCGGCCCGCCCAGCGGCTTGAACTTCTCGCGGTGGATCGAGGCGCAGCCATTCCCGCCGTCGCCGGCGGCGACGTGCAGCACCACGCGATCGACGAAGCTCGCCACGTGGTGCCTCCTCTCGGCGGTCGGACCCTCCCGGCGGGACGACGTACCTGCGACGGCCCCTCGAGACGACGGGAGGGCGGTACCCGGCCGGGCCCGCCCTCCTCGGTGTGCTTCCCGCTCGGCGGTCAGTCCGCCACGGGAACGACGTTGATGACGCGTCGGCCGCGCCGCGTGCCGAACTCCACGCTGCCGCCGACCAGTGCGAACAGCGTGTCGTCGCTGCCGCGGCCGACCCCGGTGCCGGGGTGGAAGTGGGTGCCGCGCTGGCGGATGATGATCTCGCCGGCGTTGACGACCTGGCCGCCGAATCGCTTCACGCCGAGGCGCTGCGCCGCGGAGTCGCGACCGTTGCGGGACGACGAGGCGCCCTTCTTGTGAGCCATCGCTTGGTCCTACTTCGTCTCGATGCCGGTGACCCGGACCTGGGTGAGCTTGCTGCGGTGCCCGAGGCGCTTGCGGTAGCCGGTCTTGTTCTTGTACTTCAGGATGTTGATCTTGGGACCCTTGGCGTCGGCGACGACCTCGGCCGTGACGCTGACCTTGGCCAGCGCGGCGGCGTCGGAGGTCACGGCGTCGCCGTCGACGAGCAGCAAGGCGGGCAGCTGCACGCTGCTCCCGGGCTCACCCGGCAGCCGGTCGACCGTGACGAGGTCACCGACGGCCACCTTCTCCTGGCGGCCACCGGCGCGGACGATCGCGTACAACGCTGACTCCTCGCTGTGGGCTCGTACGTGCCCGACGGACGGGCAGCAGTCGGCGCGCCGAGACGGCGCGATGCGCGACAGCCCAGGGTACGGGGACCCCGCGAAGAGGGTCAAACCGCCCCCCGCCAGCGCCTCAACGACCGCCTCGTCCGACCCAGTCCTCCCGAATGAACGCGGCGTTCAGTCGGACCTATTGGAGGAATGCCGCGTTCAGTCGGAGAAATCAGGGGGCGAGGGTGCGGGCTCCGGCGGCGCTGGTGGGTGCGCCGGCGGTCACCGGCGCGGTGGCGGGGACGAGGCGGACGGTGCGGTCGGCCACGAGCTCGGCCTCGGTGACGTCGTGGGTGACGTGGATGGCCGGGGTGGCGAGGGCGTGCAGGAGGTCGCGTACGTCGCCGGCGAGGCGGTCGCGCAGCTCGCGGTCCAGGGCGCCGAAGGGCTCGTCGAGCAGGAGCAGCCGGGGTCGGGGGGCGAGGGCGCGCGCGAGGGCCACCCGCTGCGCCTCGCCGCCGGAGAGGGTGGCGACGGACCGGCGGGCGTACCCGGGCAGGTCGACGAGCGCCAGCAGCTCCTCGACCCGGGTCCGTCGCTCGGCGCGGGGCAGGGCCGCGAGGCCGTACGCCACGTTGCCCCCGACGTCGAGGTGCGGGAAGAGCATCGCGTCCTGGAAGACCAGACCGAAACCGCGCCGGTGGGTGGGCACCCGCGCAAGCGACTCGCCGTCCCACCGGACGTCGCCGCGGTCGGCAGGCAGCAGGCCGGCCACGACCCGCAGGAGGGAGGACTTGCCCGACCCGCTGGGGCCAAGAAGCGCCACGACGGCGCCCGGCTCGACGGCCAGGTCGACGTCGGTGAGCAACGCGTGCCCGCCGTAGGAGACGGCGATGCCGTCGAGGACCAGCCCACGCTCCACGGCTACAGCCCACCCGAGGCCGACGGCCGCCAGCGGTCGGTCGCCAGCACCACGGCCGCCGTGACGACCATGAGCAGGGTGGCCGCGGCCGCCGCCGTCCCCGCGTTGGACTCCCCGGGCCGGGACAGCAGACGGACGACGGCCACCGGCAGCGTGGGCGACGCCGCGCGGTAGAGGAAGGCCGTCGCCCCGAACTCCCCGAGGGAGACCGCGGCCGCGAAGCCCGCACCGACCGCCAGCGCCCCGGCCAGGGCCCGGCCGTCGACGGTCCACCAGACCCGCCACGGGGACGCCCCGAGCGTGGCGGCGACGTCGCGGAGCCTGGTGTCCAGCGAACGAAGCACGGGGAGCACGGCGCGGACGACGAGCGGGATCGCGATGAGGGCGTGCGCGAGCGGAACGAGCAGCACCGAGTCCCTGAGGTCCAGCGGCGCCCGCGAGAAGGCCAGCAGGAAGCCGAACCCCACCGTGACCGCCGAGGTGCCCAGCGGCAGCATGAGCCCGGCGTCGAGCCAGGAGGCAAAGCGGCGCGCGTACGCCACCGCACACGCGGCCAGCCCGCCGACGACGACCGCGATCACCACCGTCGCGACCAGGTAGCCCGCGGACACCCGCAACGCCGCCCCCACGTCGACGTCGCGGGTGGTCACCGGGGCGCGGAAGAGCTGGCGCCACCAGTCCAGCCCCCAGTGCCCGCCCACCCGCACCGAGCTTCGCGCGAGGGCGAGCAGCGGGAGCACGACGAGGGCGACCTCCACCCCGGCGACCGCCACCAGCAGCCG
This is a stretch of genomic DNA from Actinomycetes bacterium. It encodes these proteins:
- a CDS encoding histidine phosphatase family protein → MSPPAARGRGRRVVLWRHGRTAWNSENRFQGHLDVELDPVGLDQAERSARLLASLPPAAILSSDLVRAADTAAALSRWTGLEVLHDPDLRETYGGSWEGHLGREIQEMDGPRYRAWRAGEDVAPGGDGETRSQVAERAVAAIRRGLEVLDPGGILVVVTHGGTARASIGTLLALPVEHWDVLGGLANAAWSVLEERADGGWRLAEHNAGTLPEPVVGEDAQG
- the rsfS gene encoding ribosome silencing factor, which gives rise to MTAAAESIAVVVAAAEAASDKLAEDIIAFDVSEQLAITDAFLLCSAPNDRQVQAIVDAIEERLRRDFDLRPTRREGEREGRWVLLDYVDVVVHVQHAEERVYYSLERLWRDCPVIPLPESVSSGRGGRTSREGLAERPGA
- a CDS encoding LytR C-terminal domain-containing protein, translating into MTGKRAAPKQRRGLGWPKRQAAPAAPARSDADPGHAAVPAEAPVLAHVGAPSDLPHPTGPALPFEPPPPAAPSGAVVPAGNPSVLPSGAVPLGSRTLARQERERRSQRTRVVLAALVALVLLVVAATYVSRHAGGKHHAAPVASIPSSVVLLQIVDAQGAEGIALLGDQHASAGAVVLVPPQLSVDAGGDGGATMQSAALLPGTAAADGLSDALGLRIDGTWTLTPAGLAALVDSIGGVDADVDVDVRQGDVIKITAGQQHLGGAAAAEFATYAVPGQPAQAQLARLDTVLEAVFAKLSAKPAGVSAQLAALGATSHSTMPLARLSQVLADLTALDASNSLVYQSLPVHELDTGGTPTYTVDSTGAEGALSALTGSSTGDAANPTAIRVLVRNGVGTPGLGETTRAKLAKAGDVYVPGGNLLPFDKDPTVVLISEDTPQQRAMGDQVAKALGLTDASLRVTGEGQSIADVVVVLGTDYRP
- the nadD gene encoding nicotinate-nucleotide adenylyltransferase, with the translated sequence MSAPRRLGVMGGTFDPIHHGHLVAASEVAARFHLDEVVFVPTFQPWQKESREVTPAEDRYLMTVIATASNPRFWVSRIDIDRGGPTYTVDTLRDLRAARPDWELYFITGADALAQIFTWQDADQVVGLAHFVGVTRPGHHLADPGLPLGQVSLIEVPALAISSTDCRERIGANLPIWYLVPDGVVQYISKRGLYRRMADGATVRHAPEGGA
- a CDS encoding glutamate-5-semialdehyde dehydrogenase, yielding MSTTSVPGEREAVLATARRAKGAAVHLAQASRATKDAALHAMADALVKESGRITETNAADVSRARANGTSEGIVDRLTLTEARVAAIADALRDIADLPDPVGVVVRGWTQPNGLQIRQVRVPLGVVAIIYEARPNVTVDAAGLGLKSGNAVLLRGSSSAYATNEVLVDVMQDALEASGLPRESVQLVPGTSHESVTHLITARGLVDVVIPRGGAGLIRSVVEESRVPSIETGIGNCHVYVDADADIDKAVSILVNAKAQRPSVCNAAETFLVHADVAGAFLPKALAALREAGVTVHGDDRIAAYVPAAGVAFAPVTDEDWAAEYYSLDIAAGVVDDVDEALRHIRRWGSGHTEAIVTDSVTAAQRFVSGVDAAAVMVNASTRFTDGGEFGFGAEIGISTQKLHARGPMGLPELTTTTYVVTGDGHVRR
- the proB gene encoding glutamate 5-kinase, producing the protein MPRASVAQARRVVVKVGSSSLTDGTGTIDEGAVDGLAEVLSRARTSGREIVLVSSGAIAAGFAPLGQVRRPRDLATQQAAASVGQGRLMHRYTDAFAARGVVVGQVLLTSEDVTRRAHYRNAQRTLYRLLELGALPIVNENDTVATDEIRFGDNDRLAALVSHLVGADLLVLLSDVDGLYSGDPAKPGTELLREVRSEEDLVGVSLGRPGRAGRAGVGTGGMTTKVEAARIATSAGVPVVLTSTAAAAEALAGAEAGTFFHATGTRARTRLLWLQHAVAPAGRLLLDPGAVRAVVQRRLSLLPAGVTAVEGDFEAGDAVDLVDADSGVAVARGLVNYGASELPSMLGRSTRELAADLGPTYEREVVHRDDLVLL
- the obgE gene encoding GTPase ObgE, yielding MASFVDRVVLHVAAGDGGNGCASIHREKFKPLGGPDGGNGGRGGDVVLVVDPNVTTLLDYHRAPHRHATSGKAGQGDHRSGADGDDLVLPVPDGTVVSSPDGEPLADLVGAGTRYVVAQGGRGGLGNAALATTRRKAPGFALLGEPGWSGDVVLELKTVADIGLVGFPSAGKSSLVAALSAARPKIADYPFTTLTPHLGVVEAGDVRFTVADVPGLIEGASEGRGLGLEFLRHVERCAALVHVLDCATLEPGRDPVSDLDVIEAELAAYGGLEDRPRIVALNKVDVPEGAELAELVTPILRERGLRVYAVSAVSHAGLRELSYAMAELVAAARAHAEPAEPHRIVLRPRAVDEAQFSVVREGERFRVRGVKPERWVRQTDFTNDEAVGYLADRLARLGVEERLVELGATPGAEVVIGGEDGWVFDWEPSIEAGAGALGPRGTDVRLEGL
- the rpmA gene encoding 50S ribosomal protein L27 — protein: MAHKKGASSSRNGRDSAAQRLGVKRFGGQVVNAGEIIIRQRGTHFHPGTGVGRGSDDTLFALVGGSVEFGTRRGRRVINVVPVAD
- the rplU gene encoding 50S ribosomal protein L21 encodes the protein MYAIVRAGGRQEKVAVGDLVTVDRLPGEPGSSVQLPALLLVDGDAVTSDAAALAKVSVTAEVVADAKGPKINILKYKNKTGYRKRLGHRSKLTQVRVTGIETK
- a CDS encoding ATP-binding cassette domain-containing protein encodes the protein MERGLVLDGIAVSYGGHALLTDVDLAVEPGAVVALLGPSGSGKSSLLRVVAGLLPADRGDVRWDGESLARVPTHRRGFGLVFQDAMLFPHLDVGGNVAYGLAALPRAERRTRVEELLALVDLPGYARRSVATLSGGEAQRVALARALAPRPRLLLLDEPFGALDRELRDRLAGDVRDLLHALATPAIHVTHDVTEAELVADRTVRLVPATAPVTAGAPTSAAGARTLAP